Proteins from one Setaria italica strain Yugu1 chromosome V, Setaria_italica_v2.0, whole genome shotgun sequence genomic window:
- the LOC101776106 gene encoding restin homolog: MTKKHKIRKSKHLLESKKDVDENVENILRMIGEENEQIENEQDDYGNPVKKSKLSSLVKGFHEDYQYLHKHYKQLVSKLENVGHRSSGSDSSDSDAEGDSSDNDVTAPKVAVNEENGLNHKPTKHNNMEAEIEKLKQSTEEQAKEISDLKQLIDKAIKDKEATSSEIANLSSEYENLKLLVETAKREEGELLNTLKSKETEVTTLSGEKQIIEEERDNLKMLIVDIEKEKEDMRNQLKDTMDKCNLLSSEVEKAQQAEKEVHALLEENQKLKNDNLMLLVEHDNLKALHQNLDVECFQLKAAIAEITAENESLITENHSAERKLQQLGLEIDGLKVEAAELMNNLDKERNNAAEEKERLVSENSIYLNEIEKAQSSIKDLEKELESTRNVMNSNMAELQEEKDSAMSEVEQLEASLMNLKTELAQQLERISDMQKTTEELELANSNMHNEIVEVKGQKNEAAASVINLESNLEQQVEQISVLQLSNEDLQNSNSNLKMQLEEAKVSHHAEILALQDERNKIISDLQQSEASIKNLRIELEQGKEQISKMNLANEDLKNNIAILDKQLEEVRSSLHAEIAQLQAEKGIVLSELQVSQASVRNLESVLKKQSEKISTLDQANDQLQKNICTLTEQSEQTKAELQKEVEATQEEKDTTLTQLKQSQTSVQNLENEVTRLKEDLSVQLESNSTLDKQLEEVRSSTHAEIAELRAEKDATLLELQTSQASVRNLEIALQTQNENISTLQQANDESQKIICTLTEQSEQAKAELQQEVKATQEEKDAVLTKLKQSEDSVQNLANEVTQLKDELSVQLENNSTLEKQLEEAILKVSNLHENLEKAQAEAACQIDDMSTKTKDLEKTIALLSYQKTKLEEDLKIMIEACTVNMSFMTEFEDRVTQKNSDHEAGLVVLRQSLKGVASSCQRLQYAYDEVSSRVSQLEILKRLQIEQIGQLEEKHTETLEKHRLLEEENLSANKENTKLQKDVQDLEVQLQLAKQKLKVTEAESKCKEDSYAMAVETSQAEIHHLEQLVKQFSGRVNLLEETLMQVKGHAESGVSELADKLDELEPLLCQSFALFVDRSSACGEELNVLRKKLHDHLDEQKELVKENDEMAVRLREKEKLVSEMVKNTADAEAKMVQLEKTVAEKEEELAARVQEKREAIKQLSDAIVYHKNYSDDLVRYIRSHNRPRLPFCL, from the coding sequence aTGTTGATGAGAATGTGGAGAACATTTTGCGAATGATAGGAGAAGAGAACGAGCAAATTGAGAATGAACAAGATGATTATGGAAATCCTGTCAAGAAATCAAAGCTGTCTTCCCTTGTGAAGGGCTTCCATGAGGACTATCAATACCTTCACAAGCACTACAAACAACTAGTTAGCAAACTAGAAAATGTTGGCCACCGTTCCTCTGGTTCAGATTCATCTGATTCAGACGCAGAAGGAGACAGCTCAGACAATGATGTCACTGCACCAAAAGTAGCAGTGAATGAAGAAAACGGACTAAACCATAAGCCTACTAAGCATAATAACATGGAAGCAGAGATTGAGAAGCTGAAACAAAGTACAGAAGAACAGGCCAAGGAAATATCTGATCTGAAGCAGCTAATTGATAAAGCAATCAAGGATAAAGAAGCTACAAGTTCAGAGATTGCAAATTTGTCATCTGAGTATGAAAATCTGAAATTGTTAGTTGAAACTGCaaagagggaggaaggagaattGCTTAACACCTTAAAATCCAAGGAGACCGAGGTCACAACATTGTCTGGTGAGAAGCAGATTATTGAAGAAGAGAGAGATAACCTGAAGATGTTAATTGTAGACatcgagaaggagaaggaagatatGAGGAATCAGCTGAAAGATACAATGGACAAATGCAACCTCCTATCATCAGAAGTTGAGAAGGCCCAACAGGCTGAGAAAGAAGTGCATGCCTTGTTGGAAGAAAACCAGAAGCTGAAGAATGATAACTTGATGCTGTTGGTTGAGCATGATAACCTGAAAGCACTTCATCAGAATTTAGATGTTGAGTGCTTTCAACTGAAGGCAGCCATTGCAGAAATCACCGCTGAAAATGAATCCTTGATCACAGAAAATCATTCAGCTGAAAGAAAACTCCAGCAACTGGGGTTGGAGATAGATGGCCTGAAAGTCGAGGCCGCAGAGTTAATGAACAATCTAGACAAGGAGCGTAATAATGCagcagaagaaaaagaaagactaGTATCAGAAAATTCCATATACTTGAATGAGATAGAGAAGGCACAGTCTAGTATTAAAGATCTAGAAAAGGAACTGGAATCAACAAGAAATGTTATGAATAGTAATATGGCCGAGCtacaggaggagaaggattcGGCCATGTCAGAGGTAGAGCAGCTAgaggcttctttgatgaatctTAAGACTGAGCTAGCACAACAACTTGAGAGGATTTCAGATATGCAGAAGACTACTGAAGAACTGGAGCTGGCAAATTCTAACATGCATAATGAAATTGTAGAAGTAAAAGGACAAAAAAATGAAGCTGCTGCTTCTGTTATTAATCTTGAAAGCAATTTAGAACAACAAGTTGAACAAATTTCTGTTCTGCAGCTTTCTAATGAAGACCTACAAAATAGTAACTCCAACCTGAAGATGCAACTGGAAGAGGCGAAGGTTAGTCACCATGCTGAAATTTTAGCATTACAAGATGAAAGGAACAAAATAATTTCAGATCTGCAGCAGTCTGAGGCTTCTATCAAGAATCTTAGAATTGAATTGGAGCAAGGAAAAGAgcaaatctcaaaaatgaatCTAGCTAATGAAGATCTGAAGAACAACATTGCTATATTGGACAAGCAATTGGAGGAGGTCAGGAGCAGTTTGCATGCTGAAATTGCACAACTACAAGCAGAGAAGGGCATAGTTCTATCAGAGTTACAGGTGTCTCAGGCTTCTGTCAGAAACTTGGAGAGTGTGCTAAAAAAGCAAAGTGAGAAGATTTCAACTCTGGATCAAGCTAATGATCAGTTACAGAAAAACATATGTACCTTGACTGAGCAATCAGAACAAACCAAGGCTGAGCTGCAGAAGGAGGTTGAGGCAACACAAGAAGAGAAGGATACAACACTAACACAACTAAAGCAGTCACAGACTTCAGTACAAAATCTTGAGAATGAGGTGACACGACTGAAAGAGGATCTTTCAGTTCAGCTAGAAAGCAATTCCACCTTGGACAAGCAGTTGGAAGAAGTCAGGAGCAGTACGCATGCTGAAATTGCAGAACTACGTGCAGAGAAGGACGCAACGCTATTGGAGTTACAGACGTCTCAGGCTTCTGTCAGAAATCTTGAGATTGCCCTTCAAACCCAAAACGAGAACATTTCAACTCTACAGCAAGCTAATGATGAGTCACAGAAGATCATTTGTACTTTGACCGAGCAATCAGAACAAGCCAAGGCTGAGCTGCAGCAGGAGGTTAAGGCTACACAAGAAGAGAAGGATGCAGTGCTAACAAAGCTGAAGCAATCAGAGGATTCAGTACAAAATCTTGCGAATGAGGTGACACAGCTGAAAGATGAACTTTCAGTTCAGCTGGAAAATAATTCTACCTTGGAAAAGCAGTTGGAAGAGGCAATACTAAAAGTATCTAACCTACATGAGAATCTCGAGAAGGCTCAGGCTGAAGCAGCTTGTCAAATTGATGACATGAGTACAAAAACAAAAGATCTGGAGAAGACAATCGCTCTATTGTCTTATCAAAAGACCAAGTTGGAGGAGGATCTAAAAATTATGATTGAAGCATGCACAGTAAACATGTCATTTATGACGGAATTTGAAGATAGAGTTACACAAAAAAATTCAGATCATGAGGCTGGACTTGTGGTTCTCCGCCAGAGCCTGAAAGGGGTTGCTAGCAGCTGTCAGAGGCTTCAGTATGCATATGATGAGGTGTCCTCGAGGGTCTCCCAGCTCGAGATACTTAAGAGGCTTCAGATTGAGCAGATAGGTCAACTAGAGGAGAAACACACAGAAACTTTGGAGAAACATCGACTTCTGGAAGAGGAAAATTTATCTGCAAATAAGGAGAACACAAAGCTACAAAAGGATGTCCAAGACCTTGAAGTTCAACTCCAGCTAGCCAAGCAGAAGCTTAAAGTTACCGAGGCAGAAAGCAAATGCAAAGAAGACAGCTACGCAATGGCAGTGGAGACATCACAGGCAGAGATCCATCATCTTGAACAACTGGTAAAACAATTTTCTGGGAGAGTCAACTTGCTGGAAGAAACTCTCATGCAAGTAAAAGGACATGCCGAATCAGGGGTCTCTGAATTGGCTGACAAATTGGACGAGCTAGAACCACTCTTGTGTCAGAGTTTTGCACTCTTCGTTGATCGTTCATCTGCATGTGGTGAAGAGCTTAATGTCCTGAGGAAGAAGCTACATGATCATCTTGATGAACAGAAGGAGCTTGTCAAGGAGAATGATGAGATGGCTGTCAGgttgagagagaaagaaaaattgGTGTCAGAAATGGTGAAGAACACAGCTGATGCAGAAGCGAAGATGGTCCAGCTCGAGAAGACGGtggcagagaaagaagaagagctaGCAGCTAGAGTGCAGGAGAAGAGAGAAGCCATTAAGCAGCTGAGCGACGCGATTGTTTACCACAAGAACTATAGCGATGATCTGGTGCGCTACATCCGCAGTCACAATCGCCCTCGCCTCCCATTCTGTCTGTAA